GCACCTTCTGTGAACGAAGCAAGGCTGATCTCCGCATACAAAGAGGCGGAGAAAAACATGCAGGGTACTGAAGAACTGATCAGGTTAGCGACCTCCGGCGAAACAACAGCCCTGAAGGTTGCCTTTCGAGCGTCCGGAGAAGCATTCAAGGCCAAACACTCATGGAACCCTTATACAAAACTGAAATACCTGGCGCGTAGCTCAGATTCATTTGGTGAAGCGGTAAAGATGGATTCCGGGGACATACGCATCCGGTTTCTGCGGTACGCGGTAGAATTCAACACCCCGGAATTTACCGGTTACCGCGAACACCTTCAAAAAGACCATGACATGATTGTAAAAGGTTTGGCGGATGAGGCCACCCGTTCCTCCATCCACCCGGAATTTCTGAAAATGATGAATGAACTGATACCTGTGAGCCCGTGACCTACCTCCTGATCAATATAGGTGCGATCATCATCCCACTTCTTTTCTCATTCGATCCGCGGTTCGGATTTGTACGAAAATGGCCTTTGGTTTTCATTGTGCTCTTGATCCAGGGTACATTTTTCATTGCATGGGATGCCTGGTACACGTCCCTGGGGATATGGTCCTTTAACAATCAGCATCTGGTGGGCATACACATATTCGGATTGCCACTGGAAGAGATCCTGTTCTTTGTCTGCATCCCCTTTTGCTTATTATTCCTGCATGAAGTATTACGTTACTTTCTGCCTGAATGGAAGATGGGCGCCTGGATGGACATGCTGTTGATCGCTGCGATCATCTTTCTATCCGTGCTTGCCGTATCATCAAATGGCCTGGCATACACCCAGGTCGTTTCCCTGCTCGGGGCCGCAGCCCTCATAACCGTTCGACTTACACTTCCACGTTCCGTCACGGAGCGTTTGTTTCTGCTCTTCCCCCTGCACCTTTTCTTTTTTTACATCGTGAACGGATTGCTGACGGCCTTCCCGGTTGTGATGTATGATGACACCGAGAACTTGGCACTACGCGTGTTTACGATTCCGGTCGAAGATCACATCTACAGTCTGTTGATGCTATGGTCCTACGTAGGGACCTATGAGGCCTTGCTGATGCGATATGGACGCCCTACCAGTGCATCTGTATCGCCAGCATGAACCGATTCAATCAAACATCCAGGTATCAACACC
The window above is part of the Flavobacteriales bacterium genome. Proteins encoded here:
- a CDS encoding lycopene cyclase domain-containing protein — translated: MTYLLINIGAIIIPLLFSFDPRFGFVRKWPLVFIVLLIQGTFFIAWDAWYTSLGIWSFNNQHLVGIHIFGLPLEEILFFVCIPFCLLFLHEVLRYFLPEWKMGAWMDMLLIAAIIFLSVLAVSSNGLAYTQVVSLLGAAALITVRLTLPRSVTERLFLLFPLHLFFFYIVNGLLTAFPVVMYDDTENLALRVFTIPVEDHIYSLLMLWSYVGTYEALLMRYGRPTSASVSPA